A window of Paucidesulfovibrio gracilis DSM 16080 contains these coding sequences:
- a CDS encoding MuF-C-terminal domain-containing protein codes for MIRSSRLLAHTLSGRCAKPLALVIAPGKLHTLMDEHPEITPEVVKQIPSALADPIMIFDSATQAGRLVVMLDLKGEDGSTVMVPIELDVVKDHHRVNVLTSVYGNRPGWFLGQIEAGNLRYQDKKKSRSWANQHRLQLPPGAPLNGSGKKYTLRATLSICVSGMNRCTRGLRAQRKFDLTDTSSTCSRTRMPPHRSTKWRTSFLKKWADLWMGGTRPRLGKMIILPPASGFLISIVTKP; via the coding sequence TTGATTCGATCAAGCCGTCTCCTGGCGCACACTCTGTCCGGCAGGTGCGCGAAGCCGCTGGCCCTCGTTATCGCCCCCGGCAAGCTACACACGCTGATGGATGAACACCCGGAGATAACGCCGGAGGTTGTCAAACAAATCCCGAGTGCTCTTGCCGATCCCATCATGATTTTTGACAGCGCAACGCAGGCCGGGCGGCTTGTCGTGATGCTTGACCTCAAGGGCGAGGACGGCAGCACAGTGATGGTCCCCATAGAGCTTGACGTCGTAAAGGACCACCACCGCGTCAACGTGTTGACATCCGTGTATGGGAACAGGCCGGGTTGGTTTTTAGGACAGATTGAGGCCGGGAATCTCCGGTATCAGGACAAGAAAAAGAGCCGTTCATGGGCGAACCAGCACAGGCTGCAATTGCCTCCGGGGGCTCCACTCAACGGCTCGGGTAAAAAATATACTTTGAGAGCGACCTTGTCAATCTGCGTCAGCGGGATGAATCGCTGTACCAGGGGGCTAAGGGCGCAACGCAAATTCGATCTGACGGATACATCGTCAACCTGTTCGAGAACGCGGATGCCTCCACACCGTTCCACGAAATGGCGCACGTCTTTTTTGAAGAAATGGGCAGATTTGTGGATGGGGGGTACGCGACCAAGGCTCGGCAAGATGATTATCTTGCCGCCCGCAAGTGGCTTTCTGATCTCGATAGTGACGAAGCCCTGA